From Vanessa cardui chromosome 11, ilVanCard2.1, whole genome shotgun sequence, the proteins below share one genomic window:
- the LOC124533397 gene encoding E3 ubiquitin-protein ligase RNF34: MILRGRECYKMPCESCAVQFSVFKRKRACSECERNYCSGCLRRGGGTMCGPCRVLSTRPLYRQSISHLKVRDLQYFLQRQNVSTRGCVEKEELVSLCVSHVNSAAYRRRGPRAGASPFSSLKGLTTNINDFINSAFDLRNPAHPAPPADRSSCFNSSHAHSPTNGTAPHANIPDRRFTPTPGGERDVRVSAPEAEPAAERGAEAAGAREPEVPVDTTDCFEIEDLDDTGWEFITRPAAPLPNDSEVLLAALRGSPRRAASELELHTPDGSAASAGSASLQDEPQLRDPAAADAADAADLGNCDSPRHLTLEQIKQATDLDLLSVKQLKELLTRNRVEFRGCLERKDLLERAKTLWANHVKYKDEIDNLPFEESCKICMAAPLECVLLECGHIAACTACSKQLAECPICRQYVVRAVRFFRS; this comes from the exons ATGATACTACGAGGACGTGAATGTTATAAAATGCCTTGCGAAAGCTGTGCGGTGCAGTTCAGCGTATTTAAAAGGAAACGGGCTTGTTCGGAATGTGAACGAAACTACTGCAGCGGGTGTTTGCGGAGGGGTGGCGGTACAATGTGTGGGCCCTGCAGGGTGCTTTCTACTCGACCCCTATACAGGCAGAGTATCTCCCATTTAAAAGTTCGTGACCTCCAATACTTCCTCCAACGACAGAATGTATCCACCAGAGGCTGCGTCG AAAAGGAGGAGCTAGTGAGCCTGTGCGTGTCGCACGTGAACAGCGCGGCGTACCGGCGGCGCGGGCCGCGCGCGGGCGCCAGCCCCTTCAGCTCGCTCAAGGGGCTCACCACCAACATCAACGACTTCATCAACTCCGCCTTCGACCTGCGGAACCCGGCGCACCCGGCACCGCCCGCCGACAGAA GTAGCTGCTTCAACTCGTCGCACGCACACTCGCCCACCAACGGGACGGCGCCCCACGCCAACATCCCCGACCGGCGGTTCACGCCGACGCCAG GCGGCGAACGGGATGTACGAGTGTCCGCGCCCGAGGCGGAGCCGGCGGCCGAACGCGGAGCGGAGGCCGCCGGCGCGCGGGAGCCCGAGGTGCCCGTCGACACCACCGACTGCTTCGAGATCGAGGACCTGGACGACACCGGCTGGGAGTTCATCACGCGCCCCGCCGCGCCGCTGCCCAACG ACTCGGAGGTGCTGCTGGCGGCGCTGCGCGGCtccccgcgccgcgccgcgtcCGAGCTGGAGCTGCACACGCCCGACGGCAGCGCCGCCTCGGCCGGCAGCGCCAGCCTGCAGGACGAGCCGCAGCTGCGCGACCCCGCCGCCGCCGACGCCGCCGACGCCGCCGACCTGGGCAACTGCG ATAGTCCGAGGCACCTCACGCTGGAGCAGATTAAGCAGGCGACGGACCTGGACCTCCTGAGTGTGAAGCAACTGAAGGAGCTGCTGACGAGGAACCGCGTCGAGTTCCGCGGCTGCCTCGAGCGGAAGGACCTGCTCGAGCGCGCCAAGACGCTGTGGGCCAACCACGTCAAGTATAAAGACG AAATCGACAACCTTCCATTCGAGGAGAGCTGCAAGATCTGCATGGCGGCGCCGCTGGAGTGCGTGCTGCTGGAGTGCGGGCACATCGCGGCGTGCACGGCGTGCTCCAAGCAGCTGGCCGAGTGCCCCATCTGCCGCCAGTACGTCGTGCGCGCCGTGCGCTTCTTCCGCTCCTAA
- the LOC124533354 gene encoding tigger transposable element-derived protein 1-like, translating into MEVALSLWIEDRNQKRMPLSGPMIREKAMRLYAHFKEPGGSGGGECTDGGFQASEGWFNKFKVRQSLHSIKIVGEAASADTAAAKKYPEEFANLVADGGYKPEQVFNADETALFWKRMPNKTFISKSEKSAPGFKAAKDRVTMLLCSNASGDCVIKPLMLYRSLNPRALKNQNKDNLPVFWRANKKAWVTSAIFCDWFRNCFVSEVETYLKKKNLDFKAVLVLDNAPGHPRELETMHPNIKVSFLPPNTTALLQPMDQGIIQAFKLYYIRRTFKIILDNMECDPDMNVMECWKKFNIAECIVNVKESLGELKPSTLKSCWKKLWPVLTAENDEESVQIQTLTANIAEIANGIGRDGFDQIESSDIQELLESQNEDLTETDLEEMLNSQPIEEEASTSTENVTFNLKNLSEGLKMANELCDFFMKIDPSMERSLIFKRKIANATAEYQSELKELLKTAKQERITKFFKPLPKPEDNN; encoded by the coding sequence ATGGAAGTGGCGTTGTCATTATGGATCGAAGACCGCAACCAAAAAAGGATGCCCCTGAGTGGTCCAATGATCCGGGAGAAGGCAATGCGTCTTTACGCACATTTTAAAGAACCTGGTGGTAGTGGTGGTGGTGAATGTACAGATGGAGGATTTCAAGCATCGGAAGGTTGGTTCAATAAATTTAAGGTGCGACAATCATTGCATAGTATTAAAATCGTTGGAGAAGCTGCATCTGCAGACACTGCTGCAGCAAAAAAATATCCAGAAGAATTTGCAAACCTAGTAGCTGATGGAGGATACAAACCTGAACAAGTATTTAATGCAGACGAAACTGCACTGTTTTGGAAGAGAATGCCAAACAAAACATTCATTTCTAAAAGCGAAAAGTCTGCCCCTGGATTTAAGGCAGCAAAGGATAGAGTTACAATGCTGCTATGTTCTAATGCATCTGGTGATTGTGTCATTAAACCACTGATGCTTTACAGATCGTTAAATCCTCGtgctttaaaaaatcaaaacaaggACAACCTGCCAGTGTTTTGGCGTGCTAATAAGAAAGCGTGGGTTACAAGCGCTATTTTTTGTGACTGGTTTCGGAATTGTTTTGTTTCTGAAgttgaaacttatttaaaaaaaaagaatttagacTTTAAAGCCGTTCTAGTTTTGGACAATGCACCAGGTCATCCTCGCGAACTTGAAACTATGCATCCAAATATAAAAGTGTCATTTTTACCTCCCAACACGACGGCTTTGCTTCAACCTATGGACCAAGGAATAATCCAGGCCTTTAAGCTCTATTACATTAGACGAACCTTCAAAATCATACTGGATAATATGGAATGTGATCCTGATATGAATGTTATGGAATGCTGGAAGAAATTTAACATAGCAGAATGCATCGTAAACGTAAAAGAATCTTTGGGAGAACTGAAGCCATCCACATTGAAATCATGCTGGAAAAAACTGTGGCCTGTTTTGACTGCGGAAAATGACGAAGAATCTGTCCAAATTCAAACTTTAACTGCAAACATTGCCGAAATAGCGAATGGAATAGGACGAGATGGGTTCGACCAGATAGAATCAAGTGACATTCAGGAGTTGCTTGAATCGCAAAATGAAGATTTGACTGAAACCGACTTGGAGGAAATGTTAAATTCACAGCCTATTGAAGAAGAGGCTTCAACAAGCACTGAAAACGtgacatttaatttgaaaaatcttAGTGAAGGTTTAAAAATGGCAAATGAGCTTTGTGATTTCTTTATGAAAATTGATCCGTCTATGGAACGAAGTCTTATTTTTAAGAGGAAAATTGCTAATGCCACTGCTGAATATCAGTCTGAATTGAAGGAGCTCTTAAAAACTGCCAAGCAAGAAAGAATTACGAAATTCTTTAAACCATTGCCTAAGCctgaagataataattaa
- the LOC124533544 gene encoding ester hydrolase C11orf54 homolog isoform X2, with protein sequence MASIDYSTVEIKEKPLFTPPLEEIVEVLSRSLPSTFEYVSVTAEETPDLTQPPYNLVAPGLTGDAKLVELGGPPYLVPLVRRDKLYDLAALLRHLRRDPALLVGAGAGPWPHAGTNCEGIINLKLEGGAVRQGTRIVSVQGESYRQEQLPDSETRTALLGNYLLSEGKPGKVIKVVAKKRIGESNFITAIREALKNHYGDKVVGLGGAFVLRAGAVRHHVMPDFSASALRSDADVERWLHFYTMRAPITHVGTLVSGDLGLDLRVQHFHGFSLHGDGGHYHYDTTPELVHYEGYFALARSVVRVDAPADTHHIGRD encoded by the exons TGCTCTCCCGCAGCTTGCCGTCCACTTTTGAATATGTGAGCGTGACGGCCGAGGAGACGCCCGACCTCACGCAACCTCCGTATAACCTCGTGGCTCCAG GGCTGACCGGCGACGCGAAGCTGGTGGAGCTGGGCGGGCCGCCGTACCTGGTGCCGCTCGTGCGGCGCGACAAGCTGTACGACCTGGCGGCGCTGCTGCGCCACCTGCGCCGCGACCCCGCGCTGCTCGTCGGCGCCGGCGCCGGGCCCTGGCCCCACGCAGGGACCAACTGCGAG GGCATCATTAACCTGAAGCTGGAGGGAGGAGCCGTCCGGCAGGGCACGCGCATCGTGAGCGTGCAGGGGGAGAGCTACCGGCAGGAGCAGCTCCCCGACTCGGAGACGCGCACCGCTTTGCTTGGAAACTATCTGCTATCGGAAGGAAAGCCTGGCAAG GTTATAAAAGTAGTGGCCAAGAAACGCATCGGAGAATCGAACTTCATCACCGCCATCAGGGAAGCCCTTAAAAATCACTACGGCGACAAAGTTGTTG GGCTGGGCGGCGCGTTCGTGCTGCGCGCGGGCGCGGTGCGGCACCACGTGATGCCCGACTTCTCCGCCAGCGCGCTGCGCAGCGACGCCGACGTGGAGCGCTGGCTGCACTTCTACACCATGCGCGCGCCCATCACGCACGTCGGCACGCTCGTCAGCGGCGACCTG GGCCTGGACCTGCGCGTGCAGCACTTCCACGGGTTCAGCCTGCACGGCGACGGCGGCCACTACCACTACGACACGACGCCCGAGCTCGTGCACTACGAGGGCTACTTCGCGCTGGCGCGCTCCGTCGTGCGCGTCGACGCGCCCGCCGACACGCACCACATCGGCCGCGACTGA